The genome window GACGCTCGTCAGGACGTTGGCCCGGATCACCTCCACCCGCCAGCGGGTCCGGCTGATCCGCGGCAGCAGTACGTGCCAGAGCCAGAGCGGGGCGAGCAGCGGCAGCACGTGCCAGGGGCGGACGTCATCCGGGTACCGGAACAGCATCACCAACGGCGGCAGCGGAGCGGCGAAGGTGTTCACCGCCGTCGTCAGATAGCCGACGATGCCCTCGTAGAAGCACAGCCGCATCCGCCAGGGGGCGCCCATGCGCTTGAGGACGGGCGTCCCCAGCAGATGCAGATTGCCCATCGCCCAGCGGTACTGCTGGTTGACGAAGGACGCCAGGTTGTCCGGCGAGGTGCCCTTGGCCACCAGTACCGGAACGTACAGGGTGCGGAATCCCTGTTCGTGGAGTGCGAGCCCGGTGAACAGGTCCTCGCTGTGGTCGAGCCTGGCGAAGCCGCCGGCCAGGTCGATGGCGCTGCGGCGGTAGACCGCGTTGCTGCCGCAGCAGATCGCGGCGTCGCTCGCGTCCCGGGACGGCTGGATCCAGCGGAAGAACCACTCCTGGGCCGATCCGGCGGCGCGCTGGATCCAGCTCATCGACCTGTCGGTGTCGAAGCACTGCGGGCTCTGCACGATGCCGACACCCGGGTCGGCGAGATACGGGACGAGATGACGCAGGAAGTCGGGCCTGGGCGCGAAGTCGGCGTCCAGGATGGCGATGTACTCCGCGCTGCTCAGGGTGAGCGCGTGGTTGAGATTGCCGGCCTTCTTGAGGTGGCCCCGGTCGGGCCGGACGACGTACCGGTATCCGTACGAGGCGGCCAGCTCGGCGACCTCGGGGCTCGCGGCGTCGTCCAGCACCCAGACGGTCAGCGCGCCGGGCCAGTCGACCGCCGAGACCGCGCGGTAGGCGTTGTCCAGAACGGCGAGCGGTTCGCCGCAGGTCGGCAAGTACAGGTCCACACCGGGCAGTTCGGCCGGGTCCCAGGCATGGACGAGCACCTCGTGCGAGCGCCTGGTCAGCCGCCGCTGGCGCAGGCTGTTGACCGAGGACAGGACGAGGGCGACGACATTGAGGGCGAGCACCGCGAGGAAGGCCCACAGGGCCGGAGTGCGCAGCGCGAAGGTCAGCATCGTCGCCGCGGTGAGTGCGAAGGCGAACGAGGTGCTGATCAGTACCCAGCGGCGCTGCGGCCCGAAGTACCAGTAGAGCTCGTGGTCGGATGGTGGTTGAGGAAGATGATGGATCGTCATAAGACCCCCATGGCCGGGCATTTGGCGGCATCGGGTGATCCACCATACCGTCAAAGGTATAGACCATTTGCGAAGGGAGCGTTAAAAGGGAGTGTCGAATGTGGTGGGCGGATCAAGGCGTCCGCGAGTGGTCCAGACCTATTCGATCGGTTGCGTCCGTGTCGTGCGGGAATCACAAGGGCACGCGGGGGTTAACAGTCGTCCAATTCCCGGGCCGGGGTGGACCGCGGACCACCGCCCGTGACCGGCGGAAATTCGCTGGCGGGGTTTCGTACGGCCGGGTAGGAATGGGGCCATGAGCACAGTCAAGCCCCCGCACGCCGCGCAGGACCCCATCGACCGGCGGGCCTTCGTCCGCACCGCACTCGACCTCGGTGATGTGGTGCTGCGCCCATGGAGCCGGGAGGACGCCGAGTCGGAAGCCGTGCTGGACGGCCTGGTGGCCGCGGCGGCGGATCCGCGGATCGCCCTCTGGAGCCCGCTCGCGACGGCCGACCGCGGCGCCGCCCTGGCCTGGGTGCAGGCGCGGGACGGGGCCTGGGACCGTGGTGCCAGCGCCTCGTTCGCCGTGCTGGAAGCAGCCGGAGGTGCCCTGCTGGGCAATGTCGCTCTGCGTTGGGTCGACCGCGAGGACGGCCTGGCGATGATCGGTTACTGGACACTGCCGGACGCCCGTGGGCGGGGCATCGCCACCAGGGCGACCAGGGCGGTGACGAGTTGGGGCTTCGCCACCGCCGATGCCCGTCGGATCGAGATAGCCCACGCGGTGGGCAACGAGGGCTCCTGCCGGGTGGCCGACCGCTGCGGCTATCTCCCCGAGGGCACACTGCGCGATTCCTACCGCTTCGGCGACGGGAAGTACCACGACGAGCACTTGCACGCCCGCTTGGCCACCGACCCGGAACCGGCCGAGCCCGCGGGAGGGCCGGCGGCGTAGCGGCCGCCGAGCCACCGCCGCTTACCGGAAGCGGTTCGGGGCCGCGCCGGCCGGCTGGTCCGCTGAGGCGTACGACGCGGTCGGGCTGATCGCCCGCGCCGCCCGGTCCACGAGCGAGGCGGGCGCGGAACGCGGTGGCGTCGCCCAGCGGCTGTTCCGGACCAGCCACCCCGGCATCACCCGGACGCTCTCCTTCCGATCCACCCATCAGGTGCCGACCGAGACGGGGATGTTCCTCTACCGGGTGCGGAGCGGGCGGGCGCGCTTCCTGGGCTGTACACGGAGGTATGAAGCGGAACGGTGCGGGCGCCGGGCGGCAGCGGCGCCCACATATGACGCCGGGACGGAGCACGGCATGAAGCGGAGCTGCGGGCGCGCTTAAGAAAACCTCGATGGACCTGTGGCGCGGGGTGCGGCAGATTTCTCCGTGACGGCAGAGGATGGTGCGCGGCAGCCGATCGACGCGCGCTGCCATTGCCCCGTCCCTCTCGATCCTCCCCCGGCCGCAGGCTTCCCACAGGCATGCCCCCGGCCCGGGGTACTCAACGCCGCACCAGCGCAGGGAGCCGCAGCCGTGAAGGCACTCGTGAAGCAGAAGGCCGAGCCGGGACTCTGGCTGATGGACGTGCCGGAGCCGGAGATCGGCCCCTCGGACGTACTGATCAAGGTGCTCCGTACAGGTATCTGCGGCACCGACCTGCACATCCGCAACTACGACGGCTGGGCGCAGCAGGCGGTACGCACCCCGCTGGTCCTCGGGCACGAGTTCGTCGGCGAGGTCGCGGAGACCGGCGCCGACGTCGTCGACATCAACGTCGGCGACCTGGTCAGCGGCGAGGGCCACCTGGTGTGCGGCAAGTGCCGCAACTGCCTGGCCGGCCGCCGCCACCTGTGCCGCTCCACGCTCGGCCTCGGCGTCGGCCGGGACGGGGCCTTCGCCGAGTACGTCGCCCTGCCCGCGTCCAACGTCTGGGTGCACCGGGTCCCCGTCGACCTCGACATCGCCGCGATCTTCGACCCGTTCGGCAACGCCGTGCACACCGCGCTGTCGTTCCCGCTGGTCGGCGAGGACGTACTGATCACCGGCGCCGGACCGATCGGCATCATGGCCGCGGCCGTCGCCAAGCACGCGGGCGCCCGCAACGTCGTCATCACCGACGTCAGCGAGGCCCGCCTGGAGCTGGCCCGGAAGGTCGGCGTCAGCCTCGCCCTGAACGTCGGCGAGGAGACCATCGCCGACGGCCAGAAGAGCCTCGGACTGCGCGAGGGCTTCGATGTCGGCCTGGAGATGTCCGGCCGGCCCGAGGCCATGCGCGACATGATCGCGAACATGACGCACGGCGGCCGGATCGCCATGCTCGGACTGCCGTCCGAGGAGTTCGCCGTCGACTGGGCCCGCATCGTCACCTCGATGATCACCGTCAAGGGCATCTACGGCCGTGAGATGTACGAGACCTGGTACGCCATGTCCGTACTGCTGGAGGGCGGCCTCGACCTCGCCCCCGTGATCACCGGCCGGTACGGCTACCGCGACTTCGAAGCGGCCTTCGACGACGCGGCGAGCGGCCGCGGCGGCAAGGTCATCCTCGACTGGACCTCCTGACCCGACGCCCCCCGTGGACGACGCCACCGTAGACAGCTGGGAGACACCCCTCATGTTCGACTCCGTACGCGACGACATGCGCACCACCCTCGAAGAGATCGAGGCCGCCGGACTGCACAAGCCCGAGCGTGTGATCGGCACCCCGCAGTCCGCGTCGGTCGCCGTCACCGCGGGCGGCCGGCCCGGTGAGGTGCTCAACTTCTGCGCCAACAACTACCTGGGCCTCGCCGACCACCCCGAGGTGATCGCCGCCGCCCACGAGGCGCTGGACCGCTGGGGCTACGGCATGGCCTCGGTCCGCTTCATCTGCGGCACCCAGGAGGTCCACAAGGAACTGGAGCAGCGGCTCTCCACGTTCCTCGGCCAGGAGGACACGATCCTCTACTCCTCCTGCTTCGACGCCAACGGTGGTGTCTTCGAGACCGTCCTCGGCCCGGAGGACGCGGTCATCTCCGACGCCCTCAACCACGCCTCCATCATCGACGGCATCCGCCTCTCCAAGGCCAAGCGGTTCCGCTACGCCAACCGCGACATGGACGACCTGGAGAAGCAGCTCAAGGAGGCGTCCGACGCCCGGCGCAGGCTCGTCGTCACCGACGGTGTGTTCTCCATGGACGGGTACGTCGCGCCGCTGCGCGAGATCTGCGACCTGGCCGAGCGCTACGACGCCATGGTCATGGTCGACGACTCGCACGCCGTCGGTTTCGTCGGCCCCGGCGGCCGCGGCACGCCGGAGCTGCACGACGTGATGGACCGGGTCGACATCATCACCGGCACCCTCGGCAAGGCGCTCGGCGGCGCGTCCGGCGGCTATGTCGCGGCGCGCGCCGAGATCGTCGCGCTGCTGCGCCAGCGCTCCCGCCCGTACCTCTTCTCCAACTCCCTCGCCCCGGTCATCGCGGCGGCCTCGCTCAAGGTCCTCGACCTGCTGGAGGCCGCCGGTGACCTGCGCGAGCAGCTCAACGCCAACACCGCGCTCTTCCGTACCCGGATGACCGAGGAGGGCTTCGACATCCTGCCCGGCGACCACGCCATCGCCCCCGTCATGATCGGGGACGCGGCGAAGGCAGGCCGGATGGCGGAGCTCCTCCTGGAGCGCGGTGTGTACGTGATCGGGTTCTCCTACCCGGTCGTCCCGCAGGGCGCGGCCCGGATCCGCGTCCAGCTCTCCGCCGCGCACTCCACACAGGACGTGAACCGGGCCGTGGACGCGTTCGTCGACGCGCGGGCCGCGCTGGGGGAGTAGCACCCGGGCCTCACCCGGGGGCCTCACCCGGGAACCCCGCCCGGCGGCGGGGTTCCCTCCGTGACCTGGGACAATGGGGTACATGATCGATTCACGGCGGTTGCGGATCCTCCGTGCGGTGGCCGACCACCGCACGGTGACGGCCGCAGCCGCCGCGCTGTACCTCACACCCTCCGCGGTCTCCCAGCAGCTCGCCGCGCTGGAGCAGGAGACCGGACACCGGCTCGTCGAACGGGGCGCGCGCGGCGCCCGGCTCACCCCCGCCGGGGAGATCCTGCTGACCCACACCAACGCGGTGCTGGCCCAGCTGGAACGGGCCGAGGCGGAGCTCGCCGCCTACAGCGCGGGGGACGCGGGCACGGTCACCGTCGCCGCGTTCGCCACCGGCATCGGCCTGGTCCTCGCCCCCGCCATCGCCGAACTGACGCGCACCGCGCCCGGCATCCGGGTCCGGGTCCAGGACGCCGAGGGCGACGCGAGTGTGCCGATGGTGCTCGACCGGCAGGTCGACGTGGCCGTCGCCGTCGAGTACCGGGGCGCCCCGGGCGAGGACGACCGCCGGCTGACCCGGGTGCCGCTGTACTCCGAGCCCTTCGACGCGGTGCTGCCGGTCGGGCACCGGCTGGCCGGCCGGACACAGGTGGCCATCGCCGACCTGGAGAAGGACGCGTGGATCGGCCCCTACCCCGGCAACCCCTGCCACGATGTGGTGGTCCTGTCCTGCGAGTTCGCCGGTTTCCAGCCGAGGCTGGAGCACTCCTCGGACGACTTCCGCGCGGTGGTCGCGCTGGCCGGGGCGGGGGCCGGGGTGGCGCTGGTGCCGCGGTCGGCGCTGCTGGGGATGGAGCTGACGGGCGTGGTGGTGCGGCCGGTGGAGGGCAGCGCGCCGACCCGCCGGGTCTTCGCCGCGGTGCGGCAGGGGGCGGAGGGGCATCCGCTGATCGCCCCGGTGCTCGACGCACTGGCCGCGGCGGCGGTACGGGAGGG of Streptomyces sp. NBC_01363 contains these proteins:
- a CDS encoding cellulose synthase catalytic subunit; its protein translation is MTIHHLPQPPSDHELYWYFGPQRRWVLISTSFAFALTAATMLTFALRTPALWAFLAVLALNVVALVLSSVNSLRQRRLTRRSHEVLVHAWDPAELPGVDLYLPTCGEPLAVLDNAYRAVSAVDWPGALTVWVLDDAASPEVAELAASYGYRYVVRPDRGHLKKAGNLNHALTLSSAEYIAILDADFAPRPDFLRHLVPYLADPGVGIVQSPQCFDTDRSMSWIQRAAGSAQEWFFRWIQPSRDASDAAICCGSNAVYRRSAIDLAGGFARLDHSEDLFTGLALHEQGFRTLYVPVLVAKGTSPDNLASFVNQQYRWAMGNLHLLGTPVLKRMGAPWRMRLCFYEGIVGYLTTAVNTFAAPLPPLVMLFRYPDDVRPWHVLPLLAPLWLWHVLLPRISRTRWRVEVIRANVLTSVAAGAAFLHTLRGRSAAWVPTGAGGAAKGGMARRVVIVSLAWLCCSTGAAAAGLALAVARNGWEPNWGLALYLLVQCQINLPLIRDLLTELRPADPARGPARPERPTGRSLRPRRWPEALAATTLLLLTALLASGWVNPMLPWLS
- a CDS encoding LysR family transcriptional regulator, which gives rise to MIDSRRLRILRAVADHRTVTAAAAALYLTPSAVSQQLAALEQETGHRLVERGARGARLTPAGEILLTHTNAVLAQLERAEAELAAYSAGDAGTVTVAAFATGIGLVLAPAIAELTRTAPGIRVRVQDAEGDASVPMVLDRQVDVAVAVEYRGAPGEDDRRLTRVPLYSEPFDAVLPVGHRLAGRTQVAIADLEKDAWIGPYPGNPCHDVVVLSCEFAGFQPRLEHSSDDFRAVVALAGAGAGVALVPRSALLGMELTGVVVRPVEGSAPTRRVFAAVRQGAEGHPLIAPVLDALAAAAVREGALPMPATP
- a CDS encoding GNAT family N-acetyltransferase, with product MSTVKPPHAAQDPIDRRAFVRTALDLGDVVLRPWSREDAESEAVLDGLVAAAADPRIALWSPLATADRGAALAWVQARDGAWDRGASASFAVLEAAGGALLGNVALRWVDREDGLAMIGYWTLPDARGRGIATRATRAVTSWGFATADARRIEIAHAVGNEGSCRVADRCGYLPEGTLRDSYRFGDGKYHDEHLHARLATDPEPAEPAGGPAA
- the tdh gene encoding L-threonine 3-dehydrogenase; translation: MKALVKQKAEPGLWLMDVPEPEIGPSDVLIKVLRTGICGTDLHIRNYDGWAQQAVRTPLVLGHEFVGEVAETGADVVDINVGDLVSGEGHLVCGKCRNCLAGRRHLCRSTLGLGVGRDGAFAEYVALPASNVWVHRVPVDLDIAAIFDPFGNAVHTALSFPLVGEDVLITGAGPIGIMAAAVAKHAGARNVVITDVSEARLELARKVGVSLALNVGEETIADGQKSLGLREGFDVGLEMSGRPEAMRDMIANMTHGGRIAMLGLPSEEFAVDWARIVTSMITVKGIYGREMYETWYAMSVLLEGGLDLAPVITGRYGYRDFEAAFDDAASGRGGKVILDWTS
- a CDS encoding glycine C-acetyltransferase, with amino-acid sequence MFDSVRDDMRTTLEEIEAAGLHKPERVIGTPQSASVAVTAGGRPGEVLNFCANNYLGLADHPEVIAAAHEALDRWGYGMASVRFICGTQEVHKELEQRLSTFLGQEDTILYSSCFDANGGVFETVLGPEDAVISDALNHASIIDGIRLSKAKRFRYANRDMDDLEKQLKEASDARRRLVVTDGVFSMDGYVAPLREICDLAERYDAMVMVDDSHAVGFVGPGGRGTPELHDVMDRVDIITGTLGKALGGASGGYVAARAEIVALLRQRSRPYLFSNSLAPVIAAASLKVLDLLEAAGDLREQLNANTALFRTRMTEEGFDILPGDHAIAPVMIGDAAKAGRMAELLLERGVYVIGFSYPVVPQGAARIRVQLSAAHSTQDVNRAVDAFVDARAALGE